In Candidatus Methylomirabilis sp., the following proteins share a genomic window:
- a CDS encoding transketolase, which yields MDIPRLKAIARELRVDVIRMLAEAGSGHPGGSLSAADIVTVLFFEKMRHRPAQPDWPDRDRFVLSKGHCVPILYAALAKGGYFPPEELLTLRKLNSRLQGHPDRIRFPYVEAATGSLGQGLSLALGMALALRLDGRPSRVYCMISDGESESGQIWEAALAAPKFKTDNLTVVLDYNKVQLSGHVKTIMDLDPLPEKWRAFRWHVLEIDGHDYAAIGKALEEATATTGKPTIIVAHTVKGKGVSFMEDKWEWHGKAPNREEAERAIQELLATPV from the coding sequence ATGGATATTCCCCGTCTAAAGGCGATCGCGCGGGAGCTCCGGGTGGACGTGATCCGGATGCTGGCGGAGGCCGGTTCCGGCCATCCGGGCGGTTCCCTCTCGGCCGCCGACATCGTGACGGTTCTCTTCTTCGAGAAGATGCGCCACCGGCCGGCCCAGCCGGATTGGCCCGATCGGGACCGCTTCGTCCTCAGCAAGGGCCATTGCGTGCCCATCCTTTACGCGGCCCTGGCCAAGGGCGGCTACTTCCCCCCGGAGGAACTGCTGACCCTCCGGAAGCTGAACTCGCGTCTGCAGGGCCATCCCGATCGGATCCGCTTCCCCTACGTGGAGGCTGCCACCGGCTCCCTGGGGCAGGGGCTGTCACTCGCGTTAGGAATGGCGCTCGCCCTCCGGCTGGACGGGCGGCCGAGCCGCGTCTACTGCATGATCAGCGATGGCGAGTCGGAGTCCGGGCAGATCTGGGAGGCCGCGCTGGCCGCGCCGAAGTTCAAGACCGACAACCTGACCGTCGTCCTGGACTACAACAAGGTCCAGCTCTCGGGGCACGTGAAGACCATCATGGACCTGGATCCCCTCCCCGAGAAGTGGCGGGCCTTCCGCTGGCACGTCCTGGAGATCGACGGGCACGACTATGCCGCGATCGGCAAGGCGCTGGAGGAAGCGACCGCCACCACCGGGAAGCCCACGATCATCGTCGCCCACACCGTGAAGGGGAAAGGCGTCTCCTTCATGGAGGACAAGTGGGAATGGCACGGGAAGGCCCCCAACCGGGAGGAGGCGGAGCGGGCCATCCAGGAGCTGCTGGCGACCCCGGTCTGA
- a CDS encoding PilZ domain-containing protein, with translation MGRRGDRRYPRIEVYLPARCTVLAPGMPETRLEGKTRQVSFGGAMLLLRTPLPVQTQLLVRLGDGPELRSRVVWIGKASRTDLGSVFGHGIAFAGDLEGPALQIMLKNRRQQRHRRLPARFQVAYDHGETSGTGTCLNLSQGGMFIHTLAPVRPGQDLRLRLTPPEPLSSFSLPGQVIWNNPVKSVSDFAAGMGVRFAELGPIEVEQLATLGDALRGGSAHPGKAPLLTR, from the coding sequence ATGGGGCGGCGTGGAGACCGGCGGTATCCCCGGATTGAAGTCTACCTGCCTGCCCGCTGTACCGTCCTCGCGCCGGGCATGCCCGAGACCCGTCTCGAGGGGAAAACGCGGCAGGTGAGTTTCGGCGGGGCGATGCTCTTGCTCCGGACTCCGCTCCCCGTCCAGACTCAGCTGCTGGTCCGCCTGGGGGATGGGCCAGAGCTGCGAAGCCGTGTGGTCTGGATCGGGAAGGCCAGCCGGACCGATCTCGGGAGCGTCTTCGGGCATGGGATCGCCTTCGCGGGAGACCTGGAGGGCCCGGCCCTCCAGATCATGCTCAAGAACCGGCGCCAGCAGCGCCACCGCCGGCTCCCCGCCCGGTTCCAGGTGGCCTACGACCATGGGGAGACCTCGGGGACGGGAACCTGTCTTAATCTGAGCCAAGGCGGGATGTTCATCCATACCCTGGCTCCGGTCCGCCCGGGGCAGGATCTCCGCCTCCGGCTGACCCCACCCGAGCCATTGAGTTCCTTCTCGCTCCCGGGCCAGGTCATCTGGAACAATCCCGTCAAGAGCGTCAGCGACTTCGCCGCCGGGATGGGGGTGCGATTCGCGGAGCTGGGCCCGATCGAGGTCGAGCAGCTCGCCACCCTGGGCGATGCGCTCCGGGGAGGCTCCGCCCATCCCGGGAAAGCCCCCCTCTTGACTCGATGA